GGTTGAGATCCCCAAGGGGCAGCGCAACAAGTACGAGGTGGACCACAAGACCGGGCGAATCCGCCTGGACCGGACCCTCTTCACCGCGACACAGTATCCCGCCGACTACGGCTACATCGAGGGCACCCTGGGCCAGGACGGCGACCCGCTGGACGCCCTGGTACTGATCCAGGAGCCGACCTTCCCCGGCTGCCTGGTCCGGGCCCGCGCCATCGGCATGTACCGGATGACCGACGAGAAGGGCCGCGACGACAAGGTCCTCTGCGTGCCCTACGAGGACCCGCGCCAGGAGCACCTGCGGGACATCCACCACCTGGGCGAGTTCGACCGGATGGAGATCCAGCACTTCTTCACGGTCTACAAGGACCTGGAGCCGGGCAAGTCGGTCGAGGGCGCGACCTGGGTCGGCCGGGTCGAGGCCGAGGCCGAGATCAAGGCGTCCTTCGCCCGGGCCCAGGCCGCCGAGGCCGAGGGAGAGCACTGACCGCTCGCTTCCCACGCACCGCTGACGACCGCACCTGCGGGGCTCCGGCCCCGCAGGTGCGGTCGTATGGCACTCAGAACGCGATGCCGCTGACCGCTCGGTAGAGCCCGGCCACCGCGCAGGCGACCGGGATGACCGAGACGGTGGCCAGCACGTCCAGCACGTCGGCGGCCCGGGCCGGCCCTCGCGACGGCGGGCGGGCCGGCACGGCCACCGCGGCCAGGGCGAGCAGCACGCACCCGGCCGCGGCCCCGGGCAGCGCCCGCGGGCCGGCCGCGCCGAGCAGGTCCACGCCGAGCGCCACCGCGGCGGCCAGCCCGCCCGCGAGCAGCGGCAGCCGCTGCCGCCGGGCCCGGAACAGCCGGGCGCGCAGCAGCACCGCGAGCGCGCCGGCCCCGAGCAGGATCCGGGCCGCGAGGGTGTCCATCCGGGCCAGTGCCACGGCGGCACCGGCCACCAGCACCGCGTGCCCGAACAGCAAACCGGTCAGCAGCTCGTCGGTCCGGTCCAGCGCGGCCAGCACCGCGGCCCGGTCCGGCCGGCGCCGGATCGCCTCCAGCGCCGCGCCCTCCGGGCCACCGGCCGGCGGTCTCGGCAGCCGGCCCAGGTGGATGGCGAGCGCCGGGAGCACCGGCAGCCCGCAGACCAGCACCGCGAGCAGGACGGCCGGACCGATGAACACGGCCGCCGCGCCGAGCGTCCCGACCGTCGCGCCGGCGACGAACAGCCTGGTGCCCACGGCTGCCCCGGCCCCGCTGGCGGCCGCCGCGAGCAGCAGCGCCACCGAGCCGGTCAGCAGCGCGCCACCCGGATCGGCCGGACCGGCCAGCAGCGCGCCGCCGGCGAACGCGTAGGGCATCGCGTAACCGCCGAACAGCACCGCGGCCGGGCCCGCGCCGAACGCCCGGGACGCCGCCGTGGCAGCCAGCACCAGCAGGACGGCCAGGCCGAGCCCGGTCCCGCCGTCGGCGGCACGGCACACGGCGGCCAGACCCGCGGTGAGCAGCACACCGGCCACGACCAGGGCGGTGTTGCGGGTGGCCGCCGGGCTCCAGATCCCGCCGCGCCGCCGGGCGCCGTCGGCCACCGCCTCGACCACGTCGTCGTACTCCAGCTCGGGCCACTCCTCGTGCGCCGGGCGCAGGTGCAGCACCTCGCCGTCGCGCACCCCTTGCGGGTGCAGTCCCCGGCCGACCTCCAGGGTGTCGCCGCCGGACCGCCGCAGCACCCAGCCGCCGTGCTGCTCGCCCGCGTCGGCGAGGTCCTCGCCGGCGTGCTGGAGCACCTCGGGCAGCAGCTCGGCCAGCGGCACGTGCTCGGGCAGCGTCACGTCCACCCGGCGTCGCGGCGCGCTGATGGTGACACGGGCCAGACCGGTATCCACCAGGCCCCTCTCGGTTGTCCACAGCAGACGAAGCGGTGCTGCGGGATCGATGAGAATTTATCTAGCATGGGGCCGTCGGGCGACGGAAGGCGGCACGCGACATGGGCACCGTGGTGATCCGGCGGGCCGAGCGGCGCCCAGCGCCCGAGATTCCGGCCGGCGAGCTGCCGGTCGAGGCGCCGCCCGAGGTGCCGGCGCCGGCCGGTGGGCGGTGGCAGCAGGCGCTGATGGTGCTGCCGATGCTGGGCGGCACCGTGGCCATGGCGATGATGATGGGGCAGGGGCGTGCCGGGGCGTACTCGTACGTGATCGGCGGTCTGTTCGGCATCTCCTCGATCGCCATGCTGGCCACCTCGTTCGGCGCGGCCACCGGCCCGCGCCGGGCCGAGCTGTCCGCCGCCCGCCGGGCCTACCTGCGACATCTGGCCGAGTTGCGCCGCCGGGTCCGGGACACCGCGCACCGGCAGCGGATCGGGCTGCTCTATCGGCATCCCGACCCGGCCCGGCTCTGGTCCACGGTGGCCAGCCACCGGGTCTGGGAGCGCCGGCCGGACGACCCGGACTTCGGCGTGGTCCGGGTCGGGCTCGGGCCGCAGACCCTGGCCACCCCGCTGCTGCCGCCGGAGACCCGCCCGCTGCCCGAGCTGGAGCCGGACACCGCCGGAGCGCTGCGCCGCTTCCTGGACGCCTACTCGGTGGTGCCGGATCTGCCGGTGGCCCTGGCGCTGCGCGGGTTCGCCCGGGTGCACCTGCGCGGCGGCGAGCCGGCCCGGGCACTGGTCCGGGCCGCGCTCGTGCAGCTCGCCGTCTTCCACGCGCCGGACGACCTGCTGGTCGCGGTCTGCGCCGGGCCGGCGCGGCGGCCCGAGTGGGAGTGGGTGAAGTGGCTGCCGCACGCGCTGCACCCGCGGCGCGGCGACGCGCTCGGCCCGCTCCGGCTGGTGGCCGGCGACGCCGCCGAGCTGGACCGGCTGCTCGGCGACGTGCTCGGCGGCCGCCCCCGGTTCCTGCCCGGCGCCGTGCCCGGCCCGGGTCCGCACGTGGTGATCGTCCGGGACGGCGCCGAGCCGCTCCCCGGCGACGACGGCCTGGACGGGGTCACCGTGCTGGACCTGGACGCCCCGCCGCCGCGGCTGCTCGACCGGGCCACGCTGGTCATCGAGGTTGACCCGGCCGGTGCGCTGCTGACCACCACGCGTGACGTCGAGGCCGAGGCCGGCCGGACGGACGGGCTGCCGGTCAGCACCGCCGAGGCGATCGCCCGGCGGCTGACCCCGCTGCGCCTGGCCACGACGGCCGATCCGGACGGGACCCCGGCGCCGGCCGAGGCCGCCGGCTTCACCGAGCTGCTCGGCATCGGCGACCCGGAAAGCTTCGTCCCGGCCCGGGGCTGGCGGCCGCGGGCACCCCGGGACCGGCTGCGGGTGCCGATCGGGCGGACCGCCGAGGGGTTGCCGGTCGAGCTCGACCTCAAGGAGCCGGCGCAGGACGGGATGGGCCCGCACGGGCTGCTGATCGGCGCCACCGGCTCCGGCAAGTCGGAGCTGCTGCGCACCCTGGTCCTGGCGCTGGCCGGCACGCACTCCTCGGAGTCGCTGAACTTCGTACTGATCGACTTCAAGGGCGGGGCGACGTTCGCCTCGCTGGACCGGTTGCCGCACACCGCGGCGCTGATCACCAACCTCCAGGACGAGCTGCCGCTGGTCGACCGGATGGCGGACGCGCTGGACGGCGAGCTGATCCGGCGGCAGGAGCTGCTGCGCAGGGCGGGCAACTACGCCGGGCTGCCGGACTACGAGCGGGCCCGGGAGGCGGGCGCGGCGCTGCCGCCGCTGCCGTCGCTCTTCGTGGTCTGCGACGAGTTCGCCGAGATGCTCCAGCAGAAACCCGAGTTCATCGACCTGTTCCTCCAGATCGGGCGGCTCGGGCGGTCGCTCGGCGTGCACCTGCTGCTGGCCAGTCAGCGCCTGGAGGAGGGACGGCTGCGCGGGCTGGACACCCATCTGTCGTACCGGATCGGGTTGAAGACGTTCAGCGGGATGGAGTCGCGGGCGGTGCTCGGGGTGCCGGACGCGGCCGAGCTGCCGAGCGCGCCCGGGCACGCCTATCTGAAGTCCGGCGCCGGGCCGCTGGTCCGGTTCCGCGCGTCGTACGTCTCGGGCCCGCTGCACCGGGCCGGAGTCTCGCCCGGGGAGGTGCCGGGGCGGGTGGCGCCGTACACCACCCGGGCCGTGGCGGCGCCCGCCCCGGTCGCCCTGCCGGAGCCCTCGCCGGACGATCCGACCCTGCTCAGCGTGCTGGTCGACCGGCTGGCCGGGCAGGGCCCGCCGGCCCACCAGGTCTGGCTGCCGCCGCTGGACGCCGCCGCCACCCTGGACGACCTGCTCGGCCCGCCCGCACTGCTCGCCGAGCGCGGGCTGAGCTGCGCCAACCCGGCGCTGCACGGTGCATTGCAGGTGCCGGTCGCGCTGGTGGACAAGCCGCGAGAGCAGCTCCGGGACGTGTTGTGGCTGCACCTGGGCGGGGCGGCCGGGCACGTGGCGGTGATCGGCGGCACCCTCAGCGGCAAGTCGGCGGCGCTGCGGGCGCTGATCTGCGGGCTGGCGCTGACCCACACGCCGGCCGAGGCGCAGGTGTACTGCCTGGACTTCGGGGGCGGGTCGCTGGGCGGGCTGCGGGAGCTGCCGCACGTCGGTGGCGTGTTCGGGCGGCTGGAGGCGGAGGGCGTCCGCCGGACCGTGGGCGAGCTGGCGACCCTGCTCGCCGAGCGGGAACGAGCCGGCGAACGGCAGGCCGGCGCCGACGTCTTCCTGGTGGTCGACGGCTGGGCCACGGTACGCACCGACTTCGAGGAGCTGGAGCCGGTGCTCACCGACCTGGCCACCCGCGGCCTCTCGTACGGCATCCACCTGGTGGCCGCCGCCTCCCGCTGGATGGACTTCCGGCCGGCGGTCCGGGACCTGTTCGGGTCCCGGGTGGAGTTGCGGCTGGGCGACCCGGCGGACTCGTCTGTCGGCCGCCGGGCAGCCGCCGCGGTCCCGGAACGCCAGCCCGGACGCGGGGTGACCGAGGATCCGGCGGCGCCGGGCCGGTTCCTGCACCTGCTCACCGCGCGCCCCGAGGTCCGCTCATTGGGCGACACCGCCGGGCTGGTCAAGGCGGTGGCCACGGCCTGGTCCGGGCCGGTCGCGCCGCGCGTACGGCTGCTGCCGCCGATCGTGCCGTGGGCCGAGATCGCCGGTGCCGGAGAGGGGTTGCGCCTGCCGATCGGCATCGCCGAGGCGGACCTGCGGCCGGTGACCGTCGACTTCGCCACCGACCCGCACTTCCTGCTGCTCGGCGACGCCGAGTGCGGCAAGTCGTCGTTCCTGCGCGCCCTCGCGATGTCGGTGACCGGGCGGTTCGCCCCGGAGCAGGCCCGGATCATCCTGGTCGACTACCGGCGCAGCCTGGTGGACCTGCCGGAGACCGAGCACCGGATCGGCTACGGCATGCAGACCCAGCCCACCCTGGACCTGCTCCAGTCGGTCGCCGGGTACATGCGCAACCGCCTGCCCGGCCCGGACGTCACCGCGAAACAGCTGCGCGAGCGCTCCTGGTGGACCGGGCCGGAGCTGTTCGTCCTGGTCGACGACTACGACCTGGTGGTGGCCGGGCCGGTCAACCCGCTGACCCCGCTGCTCGAGTTCCTGCCGCAGGCCCGGGACATCGGCCTGCACCTGGTGCTCACCCGGCGGGCCGGCGGCGCGGGCCGGGCCCTCTACGAGCCGGTGCTCCAGCGGCTCCGGGAACTCTCCGCGCCGGCTCTGGTGATGTCCGGTCCACCCGAGGAGGGCGCGCTGATCGGGACCGTCCGGCCGGAGACGATGCCACCGGGGCGTGGTCGCCTGATCACTCGTCGTGATGGAATTCGGCTGATTCAGCTGGGCTTCCCGGAATCCGGGCCGATGACAGACTCCGCGTGCGATTAGGCACCGAGGACCGCAGCGACACGCCGCGGTTTCGGAGTAATCTCCCCCCATCGACTGACCATCATCAGAATGGCGACGCCGTCCCGTGACCAGAGTGAGCGCAACCTTCCGGCCCTACCGGCCGTGGTGTCGTGCACGCCGACTGGGGGCAGCGGTGCTGGCCGGCGTCCTCGCGCTGGCGCCGGCCGCCGGCCCGGCGCTGGCCGAGCCCGGCGTGACCGACGAGATGTTCGAGCCGATCACCGACCCCGCCGCCGGGGCGGACACGGTCCGCGCCGACGAGTGGCAGTTGCAGACCCTCGACCTGGCCGACGCGTGGACCTATGCGGACGGCAGCGGGATCACCGTCGCGGTGATCGACTCCGGGGTCGACGCGCGCCACCCCGACCTGGCCGGCCAGGTGCTGCCCGGGCTGGACCTGGTGGACAGCAAGGGCCACGGCGACACCGACGCGGTCGGCCACGGCACCACGGTGTCCGGGATCATCGCCGGCCGCGGTGACGACAGCATCGGCGTGGTGGGCATCGCGCCGAAAGCCAAGATCCTCCCGGTCCGGGTGCTGGACGCGGACAATCGTTACGACGACGCCCTGATCGTGGCGAAAGGGTTGCGCTGGGCCGTCGACCACGGCGCCCGAGTGGTCAACCTCTCACTCGGCGGCAGCGCGAACAGCCCGGCTCTGGCCGCCGCCCTGGACTACGCGTTCGCCAAGGACGTCGTGGTGGTCGCCTGCACCGGCAACGTCAGCGCGTCCTCCAGCGCCCGCGGGGTGTGGTACCCGGCTCGTGAGCCCGGCGTGCTCGCGGTCGCCGGCGTGGAGCGCAACGGCACCGACCTCTGGACCGGCTCGATCACCGGCAAGGAAACCGTGATCACCGCGCCCGCCACCGAGCTGGTCGGCGCGAAACCGGGCGGCTACTGGCGAGTGCAGGGCACCAGCTTCGCCGCCCCGATGGTCTCCGGCACCGCCGCGCTGATCCGCTCCCGCTGGCCGGACATGCCGGCCGGCGAGGTGGTCAACCGGATCATCAAGACCGCCAAGGACCGCGGCGCACCCGGCCGTGACGACGTCTTCGGCTTCGGCCTGATCGACCCGACCGGCGCGCTCACCGCCGACGTGCCCGCCGTGACCACCAATCCGCTGGACACCACCCCGCCGCCCGGCGTGGCCCGGTTCGGCAGCGCGCCGGCCTCGGGCGAGGCCCAGTCCGCCCCGAGCGACGCCGCCCAGCGCCCGGACACCGCCGATCCCGGCACCAACGCCGGTGGCTGGGCCGCGCCCGCCACCGCCGAGCCGCCCGGCCCGCATCGCGGCCGTTGGATCGCCATCGCCCTGTTCGCGCTCTCGTTGCTGGCCGGCGCCTTCACCATCCGCCGCTTCGCCAACACCGCCGGCTGACGCAACCCCGCCGCCAGGCCGCTCCGCCATTTTCGTACGCCCAGAGCCCGCCGGGTCGCCACCTCCAGCACCCATCCCCTCGGCGTGGACGTGACAGTCCTGTCCGCGCACACAACACCACGGTGGACGGGCCGTGGCGGCCCTCTCTTTACACGCGAACACCACCACCAGACCTAGCCGCACGCCCACTGCGCGCCGCCGCCCCGCCCTGTGCAAAACACGACCACCCGACCCAGCCAAACAGGGGTCCCAGCTGGGCCTCACAACCCCGTCCAACCCCGAAACACCACTACCCCACGCCCGGCCAGCGACTACGAACGTCAGGCTGGCGCTCATGGCCCTATCCCGGGTGCGGATAGGGCTCCCGTGCCCAGCCGGAACTGTCGGGCTGGCGCTCATAGCCCCATCCCGAACCCCGATAGGGCCGTGAGCACCAGCCACGACCGCGAGTGGCGGCCGGATCGTGACCAGCAGCTCCGTGGCCTGGCACGCACCCCGTGATCAACCACCTACCCGAACCGGCGGTCGCAACCGGGAAGCGCAGCGGCGGCCGGAAACACAGCGGACCCCGCGAACTCAGCCCGGCACGGCCTCGCGACCCGGCACCGGGACACCCAGCCGGAAATGTCGGGCTGGCACTCATGGCCCTATCCCGGGTGCGGATAGGGCTCCCGTGCCCAGCCGGAACCACCGGGCTGGCACTCATAGCCCTATCCCGAGCCTGGATAGGGCCATGAGCACCAGCCGCGACCGCGACTGGCGGCCGGATCATGACCAGCAACTCCGTGGCCTCGCACGCACCCCGTGACCAACCA
Above is a genomic segment from Actinoplanes ianthinogenes containing:
- a CDS encoding inorganic diphosphatase; this encodes MDFDVLVEIPKGQRNKYEVDHKTGRIRLDRTLFTATQYPADYGYIEGTLGQDGDPLDALVLIQEPTFPGCLVRARAIGMYRMTDEKGRDDKVLCVPYEDPRQEHLRDIHHLGEFDRMEIQHFFTVYKDLEPGKSVEGATWVGRVEAEAEIKASFARAQAAEAEGEH
- the eccD gene encoding type VII secretion integral membrane protein EccD translates to MDTGLARVTISAPRRRVDVTLPEHVPLAELLPEVLQHAGEDLADAGEQHGGWVLRRSGGDTLEVGRGLHPQGVRDGEVLHLRPAHEEWPELEYDDVVEAVADGARRRGGIWSPAATRNTALVVAGVLLTAGLAAVCRAADGGTGLGLAVLLVLAATAASRAFGAGPAAVLFGGYAMPYAFAGGALLAGPADPGGALLTGSVALLLAAAASGAGAAVGTRLFVAGATVGTLGAAAVFIGPAVLLAVLVCGLPVLPALAIHLGRLPRPPAGGPEGAALEAIRRRPDRAAVLAALDRTDELLTGLLFGHAVLVAGAAVALARMDTLAARILLGAGALAVLLRARLFRARRQRLPLLAGGLAAAVALGVDLLGAAGPRALPGAAAGCVLLALAAVAVPARPPSRGPARAADVLDVLATVSVIPVACAVAGLYRAVSGIAF
- the eccCa gene encoding type VII secretion protein EccCa, which translates into the protein MGTVVIRRAERRPAPEIPAGELPVEAPPEVPAPAGGRWQQALMVLPMLGGTVAMAMMMGQGRAGAYSYVIGGLFGISSIAMLATSFGAATGPRRAELSAARRAYLRHLAELRRRVRDTAHRQRIGLLYRHPDPARLWSTVASHRVWERRPDDPDFGVVRVGLGPQTLATPLLPPETRPLPELEPDTAGALRRFLDAYSVVPDLPVALALRGFARVHLRGGEPARALVRAALVQLAVFHAPDDLLVAVCAGPARRPEWEWVKWLPHALHPRRGDALGPLRLVAGDAAELDRLLGDVLGGRPRFLPGAVPGPGPHVVIVRDGAEPLPGDDGLDGVTVLDLDAPPPRLLDRATLVIEVDPAGALLTTTRDVEAEAGRTDGLPVSTAEAIARRLTPLRLATTADPDGTPAPAEAAGFTELLGIGDPESFVPARGWRPRAPRDRLRVPIGRTAEGLPVELDLKEPAQDGMGPHGLLIGATGSGKSELLRTLVLALAGTHSSESLNFVLIDFKGGATFASLDRLPHTAALITNLQDELPLVDRMADALDGELIRRQELLRRAGNYAGLPDYERAREAGAALPPLPSLFVVCDEFAEMLQQKPEFIDLFLQIGRLGRSLGVHLLLASQRLEEGRLRGLDTHLSYRIGLKTFSGMESRAVLGVPDAAELPSAPGHAYLKSGAGPLVRFRASYVSGPLHRAGVSPGEVPGRVAPYTTRAVAAPAPVALPEPSPDDPTLLSVLVDRLAGQGPPAHQVWLPPLDAAATLDDLLGPPALLAERGLSCANPALHGALQVPVALVDKPREQLRDVLWLHLGGAAGHVAVIGGTLSGKSAALRALICGLALTHTPAEAQVYCLDFGGGSLGGLRELPHVGGVFGRLEAEGVRRTVGELATLLAERERAGERQAGADVFLVVDGWATVRTDFEELEPVLTDLATRGLSYGIHLVAAASRWMDFRPAVRDLFGSRVELRLGDPADSSVGRRAAAAVPERQPGRGVTEDPAAPGRFLHLLTARPEVRSLGDTAGLVKAVATAWSGPVAPRVRLLPPIVPWAEIAGAGEGLRLPIGIAEADLRPVTVDFATDPHFLLLGDAECGKSSFLRALAMSVTGRFAPEQARIILVDYRRSLVDLPETEHRIGYGMQTQPTLDLLQSVAGYMRNRLPGPDVTAKQLRERSWWTGPELFVLVDDYDLVVAGPVNPLTPLLEFLPQARDIGLHLVLTRRAGGAGRALYEPVLQRLRELSAPALVMSGPPEEGALIGTVRPETMPPGRGRLITRRDGIRLIQLGFPESGPMTDSACD
- the mycP gene encoding type VII secretion-associated serine protease mycosin, translated to MLAGVLALAPAAGPALAEPGVTDEMFEPITDPAAGADTVRADEWQLQTLDLADAWTYADGSGITVAVIDSGVDARHPDLAGQVLPGLDLVDSKGHGDTDAVGHGTTVSGIIAGRGDDSIGVVGIAPKAKILPVRVLDADNRYDDALIVAKGLRWAVDHGARVVNLSLGGSANSPALAAALDYAFAKDVVVVACTGNVSASSSARGVWYPAREPGVLAVAGVERNGTDLWTGSITGKETVITAPATELVGAKPGGYWRVQGTSFAAPMVSGTAALIRSRWPDMPAGEVVNRIIKTAKDRGAPGRDDVFGFGLIDPTGALTADVPAVTTNPLDTTPPPGVARFGSAPASGEAQSAPSDAAQRPDTADPGTNAGGWAAPATAEPPGPHRGRWIAIALFALSLLAGAFTIRRFANTAG